The Streptomyces sp. CC0208 genome window below encodes:
- the pdhA gene encoding pyruvate dehydrogenase (acetyl-transferring) E1 component subunit alpha — MTVESTAARKPRRSAGTRKSPSTQPELVQLLTPEGKRVKNVEYDKYVADITPEELRGLYRDMVLTRRFDAEATSLQRQGELGLWASLLGQEAAQIGSGRALRDDDYVFPTYREHGVAWCRGVDPTNLLGMFRGVNNGGWDPNGNNFHLYTIVIGSQTLHATGYAMGVAKDGADSAVIAYFGDGASSQGDVAESFTFSAVYNAPVVFFCQNNQWAISEPTEKQTRVPLYQRAQGFGFPGVRVDGNDVLASLAVTKWALERARAGEGPTLVEAYTYRMGAHTTSDDPSKYRADEEREAWEAKDPILRLRRHLEAANHADEGFFAELETESEALGRRVREAVRAMPDPDRFAIFEHAYADGHALVDEERAGFAAYQASFADGEGA, encoded by the coding sequence GTGACCGTGGAGAGCACTGCCGCGCGCAAGCCGCGACGCAGCGCCGGGACGAGGAAGTCCCCGAGCACCCAGCCCGAACTGGTTCAGCTGCTGACGCCCGAGGGCAAGCGCGTCAAGAACGTCGAGTACGACAAGTACGTCGCCGACATCACCCCCGAAGAGCTTCGCGGTCTCTACCGCGACATGGTGCTCACCCGCCGCTTCGACGCCGAGGCCACCTCTCTCCAGCGCCAGGGCGAACTGGGCCTGTGGGCCTCGCTGCTCGGCCAGGAGGCCGCCCAGATCGGATCGGGACGGGCGCTGCGCGACGACGACTACGTCTTCCCGACCTACCGCGAGCACGGCGTGGCCTGGTGCCGCGGGGTCGACCCGACGAACCTGCTCGGCATGTTCCGCGGGGTGAACAACGGCGGCTGGGACCCGAACGGCAACAACTTCCACCTCTACACCATCGTCATCGGCTCCCAGACGCTGCACGCCACGGGCTACGCGATGGGCGTCGCCAAGGACGGCGCCGACTCCGCGGTCATCGCGTACTTCGGCGACGGCGCCTCCAGCCAGGGCGACGTCGCCGAATCGTTCACCTTCTCCGCGGTCTACAACGCCCCGGTCGTGTTCTTCTGCCAGAACAACCAGTGGGCCATCTCCGAGCCGACCGAGAAGCAGACCCGCGTCCCGCTCTACCAGCGCGCGCAGGGCTTCGGCTTCCCCGGCGTACGGGTCGACGGCAACGACGTGCTCGCGTCGCTGGCCGTCACCAAGTGGGCGCTGGAGCGGGCCCGCGCGGGTGAGGGGCCGACGCTCGTCGAGGCGTACACCTACCGGATGGGTGCCCACACCACCTCCGACGACCCGAGCAAGTACCGGGCCGACGAGGAGCGCGAGGCGTGGGAGGCGAAGGACCCGATCCTGCGCCTTCGTCGGCACCTGGAGGCCGCAAACCACGCGGACGAGGGATTCTTCGCGGAACTGGAGACCGAGTCCGAGGCGTTGGGCAGGCGAGTGCGTGAGGCGGTCCGTGCGATGCCGGACCCGGACCGTTTCGCCATCTTCGAGCACGCGTATGCGGACGGGCATGCGCTGGTCGACGAGGAGCGGGCCGGTTTCGCCGCCTACCAGGCGTCGTTCGCGGATGGGGAAGGGGCCTGA
- a CDS encoding phosphotransferase, with protein MPHAPPLGPLLRQYAAGSALTCDPVEQGLLNRGYRLRTTRGRYFLKHHFDPETAAPEAIARQHRATQRLAALGVPVAPPFPARDGRTVAVVGGHAYALHPWIDGRHRHGSQLTAAQCGRLGALLGVVHASLERVMPLQGPPGTEKSARADGGVRGDASAPKPAPHPLGGRTAPPPCHAPARAGGARAEEPPAGHRSAEAADPDAGPDAGPDDAGADPTATFALIDDLLARVRRHRPADSFDELARHRLLERRALLEQHVGRRPPHGGPVGWVHGDFHPFNLLYRGDAPAAIVDWDRLGVKPRAEEAVRAAAIFFVRPAGTLDLPKVRAYARAYRRTAGATPSELAAAVHRVWWERLNDFWMLRWHYERGDTRADPQFPAASALVVWWTREYDAVCDAFAG; from the coding sequence ATGCCTCACGCGCCCCCGCTGGGCCCCCTCCTCCGCCAGTACGCCGCGGGCTCCGCCCTCACCTGCGATCCCGTCGAGCAAGGTCTCCTCAACCGCGGCTACCGGCTCCGCACGACCCGTGGGCGCTACTTCCTCAAGCACCACTTCGACCCCGAGACGGCCGCCCCCGAGGCGATCGCCCGCCAGCATCGCGCCACCCAGCGCCTGGCCGCCCTCGGTGTCCCGGTCGCCCCGCCCTTCCCCGCCCGGGACGGCCGCACGGTCGCGGTCGTCGGGGGCCACGCCTATGCCCTCCACCCCTGGATCGACGGCCGCCACCGCCACGGCTCCCAGCTCACGGCCGCCCAGTGCGGCCGCCTCGGGGCACTGCTGGGCGTGGTGCACGCGAGTCTGGAGCGGGTGATGCCGCTCCAGGGACCTCCGGGGACGGAGAAGAGTGCGCGGGCAGACGGGGGCGTACGAGGCGACGCAAGCGCCCCGAAGCCCGCGCCGCACCCGCTGGGCGGACGCACCGCACCGCCGCCGTGCCACGCCCCCGCGCGTGCCGGCGGCGCCCGCGCGGAAGAGCCGCCCGCCGGTCACCGGTCCGCCGAGGCCGCGGACCCCGACGCGGGTCCCGACGCGGGTCCCGACGACGCCGGTGCCGACCCGACCGCCACCTTCGCCCTCATCGACGACCTCCTGGCGCGCGTGCGCCGGCACCGGCCCGCCGACTCCTTCGACGAGCTGGCCCGGCACCGGCTGCTGGAGCGGCGGGCCCTGCTCGAACAGCACGTGGGGCGGCGGCCTCCCCACGGCGGACCGGTGGGCTGGGTGCACGGGGACTTCCACCCCTTCAACCTGCTCTACCGGGGCGACGCCCCCGCCGCGATCGTCGACTGGGACCGGCTCGGCGTGAAGCCCCGCGCCGAGGAGGCCGTACGCGCCGCCGCGATCTTCTTCGTACGGCCCGCGGGGACCCTCGACCTGCCGAAGGTGCGGGCCTACGCGCGCGCGTACCGGCGTACGGCGGGCGCCACGCCCTCGGAACTCGCGGCGGCCGTGCACCGCGTGTGGTGGGAACGCCTCAACGACTTCTGGATGCTGCGCTGGCACTACGAGCGCGGCGACACCCGCGCGGACCCCCAGTTCCCGGCGGCCTCGGCGCTGGTGGTGTGGTGGACACGGGAGTACGACGCGGTGTGCGACGCCTTCGCGGGCTGA